The following coding sequences are from one Rutidosis leptorrhynchoides isolate AG116_Rl617_1_P2 chromosome 11, CSIRO_AGI_Rlap_v1, whole genome shotgun sequence window:
- the LOC139875899 gene encoding uncharacterized protein, with protein MPDLFYRSIMNNTRKITYFFSKRKDDNETTQQESKRFKASTSAPEQEQTQPDPNPNVHEILKPNTEDFDITCMERDPGKRKQMWEYLTNVREEIRLRYLNLGPFQVHLKKYPSKKKQDRRFRFGWFRLFPNWLEYSPSKDSAYCFLCFLFSDKPNVRSSYDAFTITGFDNWKKVNAGKNCAFLKHVGSVQHRNAVTSTENLLNQKGHIENIIEKQSDENTLKNRMRLKASIDVVRWLTFQACAFRGNDETTKSKNRGNFIEMLKLLASYNDELAKVVLDNAPYNSKFTSGLIQKEILGIIANNVRKHIRSEVGDSYFCVMVDEARDESKKEQMAIVLRFVDKDGVLRERFLNVVHVNDTCSLTLKTNLWNQLLHYQFDTNKIRGQSYDGASNMRGEWNGLQALVANDCPYAYYVHCFAHRLQLALVASSREVIPIHQFFTKLTFIINVVCASSKRHDELQKSKADEIKRLLELGETKTGKGKNQVGTIRRASDTRWGSHFNSVCSLIDMYDATFVVLRSIVKDGCLSQRGDADAAYVYMKSFEFVIILHLIKEIMGMTNTLSQALQNKTQDIGNAIDLVSATKESLNNFRNSGWNNFLEQAIIFSKKHQVDIPDFKAPYKSTRYRPRGQDNQVSVEHYYRVDIFICTLDKQLHEMESRFNDHAMELLTLTSYLVPKRIVKVCDTDQICHRVKKYYPADFTEQERIRLRYELEIFKIELSKNSKLCGVATISELCKALVKTEKCEAYPMIDRLIRLILTLPVSTATTERAFSAMKLCKNRLRNKMSDDFLADNLVVNIEKDIAERFDSEAIINEFKDVKGRRAEL; from the coding sequence ATGCCTGATCTTTTTTATAGGAGTATCATGAACAATACAAGAAAGATTACATATTTTTTTTCTAAGAGAAAGGATGATAATGAAACAACACAACAAGAGAGTAAACGTTTCAAAGCTTCAACAAGTGCACCAGAACAAGAACAAACCCAACCAGACCCAAATCCAAATGTTCATGAGATTTTAAAGCCGAATACAGAAGATTTCGATATTACTTGTATGGAAAGAGATCCGGGAAAGCGAAAACAAATGTGGGAATATTTAACTAATGTGAGGGAAGAAATAAGGCTACGGTATTTGAACTTGGGACCTTTTCAAGTGCATCTAAAAAAGTACCCCTCTAAAAAGAAACAAGACCGTAGATTTCGATTCGGGTGGTTTCGTTTATTTCCTAATTGGTTAGAATACTCTCCATCTAAAGATTCTGCGTACTGCTTTCTTTGTTTCTTATTTAGTGACAAACCTAATGTACGCTCTAGTTATGATGCATTTACTATTACGGGATTTGATAACTGGAAAAAAGTAAATGCTGGAAAAAATTGTGCTTTTCTTAAACATGTTGGAAGTGTCCAACATAGAAATGCAGTGACATCTACAGAAAATTTGTTAAATCAAAAGGGACATATCGAAAACATAATAGAGAAGCAAAGTGATGAGAACACATTGAAGAACCGTATGCGATTAAAAGCTTCAATTGATGTAGTTCGTTGGTTAACCTTTCAAGCTTGTGCATTTAGAGGGAATGATGAAACTACAAAATCAAAAAACCGTGGCAATTTTATAGAAATGTTAAAACTTCTAGCTTCATATAATGATGAACTTGCTAAGGTGGTGTTAGATAATGCTCCttacaattcaaagtttacttCGGGATTGATACAAAAAGAAATCTTAGGTATTATTGCAAACAATGTCCGAAAGCATATTCGAAGTGAAGTTGGAGattcttatttttgtgtcatggtcGATGAGGCACGTGATGAGTCAAAGAAAGAGCAAATGGCCATAGTATTGAGATTTGTTGATAAAGATGGGGTGTTAAGAGAAAGGTTCTTAAATGTGGTACATGTTAATGATACTTGTTCTTTAACCCTTAAAACAAATTTGTGGAATCAACTTTTACATTATCAGTTTGATACTAACAAAATTCGTGGCCAAAGTTACGATGGTGCTAGTAACATGAGAGGAGAATGGAATGGTTTACAAGCACTTGTTGCTAATGATTGTCCTTATGCATATTATGTTCACTGCTTTGCACATAGATTACAACTTGCCTTAGTTGCTTCTTCAAGAGAAGTAATTCCGATACACCAATTTTTCACAAAGTTAacatttattattaatgttgtttgtGCTTCAAGTAAGCGTCATGACGAGTTACAAAAATCTAAGGCGGATGAAATTAAACGTTTGTTGGAATTGGGTGAAACTAAAACGGGTAAAGGAAAAAATCAAGTTGGAACAATAAGAAGAGCTAGTGACACACGTTGGGGTTCTCATTTCAATTCAGTTTGTAGCTTGATTGATATGTATGATGCTACTTTTGTAGTTCTTCGGAGTATAGTTAAAGATGGATGTCTTTCACAACGCGGTGATGCTGATGCAGCTTATGTTTATATGAAATCATTTGAGTTTGTGATTATTCTACACTTGATCAAGGAAATAATGGGGATGACTAATACTTTATCTCAGGCTTTGCAAAACAAAACTCAAGACATTGGCAACGCTATCGATCTTGTTTCAGCCACAAAGGAAAGTCTTAACAACTTCAGAAATTCTGGATGGAACAACTTTCTTGAACAAGCTATAATATTCTCCAAAAAACATCAAGTGGATATCCCAGATTTTAAAGCCCCATATAAGTCTACTCGATATCGCCCTCGTGGACAAGATAACCAAGTGAGTGTTGAGCATTATTATAGAGTTGATATATTCATTTGCACACTTGACAAGCAATTGCACGAGATGGAAAGCAGGTTCAACGATCACGCCATGGAGTTGTTAACTCTTACTTCTTATTTGGTTCCAAAGAGAATCGTTAAGGTGTGTGATACCGATCAGATTTGTCATCGTGTTAAGAAATATTATCCTGCAGATTTTACAGAACAAGAGAGGATTCGATTGAGATATGAGTTGGAGATTTTTAAAATTGAGTTGTCAAAGAACTCAAAGCTTTGTGGTGTTGCTACTATTTCTGAATTGTGCAAGGCCCTTGTGAAAACTGAAAAGTGTGAGGCATATCCTATGATAGATAGACTAATCCGACTCATCTTAACACTTCCGGTTTCTACCGCTACAACCGAAAGGGCATTTTCAGCAATGAAATTATGCAAAAATCGACTCCGCAATAAGATGTCAGATGACTTTCTTGCAGATAATTTGgtggtgaatattgaaaaagatattGCTGAAAGATTTGATTCCGAAGCTATCATCAACGAATTTAAAGACGTTAAAGGTCGTCGAGCCGAGTTGTAA